In Lacinutrix sp. Bg11-31, the DNA window TTAACACTCCTAAAACAACTGTTAGGCACAACATTTGATGCTTTAGAATTAGTTAAAATAAACAGCAAACAAAGACAAACTTTTTTAAGTCTCATTTTAATGTATTTTGAATTACATTTGGGGAATTTTAAAAAACCAAAATCATTACAAATATTTAATGAAGTATTTAGTTGAGAATAAAAAGAATTTACTCGTTTTCTTAATTGTTTTTTGCTTTAGTTTTTACACTCAAGCGCAAGATATTACGGTAATAAACAAGCAGACACAAGAACCAATTATTGGTGCGGCAATTTATAACAAAACAAAATCGAAAAGTGTTGTTACCGACTTTAATGGAAAAGCTAATTTAGATACCTTCAAAGCTTCAGATGTTATCTACTTTAAACATTTGTCTTATATATTATCTTCAGTTAAAAAAACATTGATTTCAAATGGAGAAGTACAGCTTAATCCTAAAGCTCAGGGTTTAGACGAGATTGTAATTTCTGGATCTAAATTCAAAGAAAATAAAAGAGACATTCCTAAGAAAATATCTAGTATTAGTGCCTCAGAAATTGCTTTCGAAAACCCACAGACAAGTGCAGATCTTTTAAAATCTACTGGTCAAGTATATATTCAAAAAAGTCAATTAGGAGGAGGAAGCCCAATGATAAGAGGTTTTTCTACCAATAGATTACTTATTACAGTAGATGGTGTTAGAATGAACAATGCTATTTTTAGAGGAGGGAACATACAAAATGTAATATCTATCGATCCATTTTCTATTCAATCTACAGAAGTGTCTTTAGGAGCAGGAAATGTAATTTATGGAAGTGATGCCATTGGTGGTGTTATGAGTTTTTATACTAAAACTCCAAAGGTATCTTTTACAGACTCTACATATATTAAAACCAATGCAGTAATTAGGTACGCGTCTGCAAGCCAAGAAAAAACGGCACATTTAGATGTTAATTACGGGTTTAAAAAATGGGCATTTATAACTAATGCAAGCTATACCGATTTTGGAGATCTAAGAATGGGAAGCCATGGTCCAGAAGATTATATAAGACCAGAATTTGTAGTTACAACTAATAACGAAGATGTAATTGTAGAAAATAGCAATCCAAACAATCAAAAATTTTCTGGTTACAATCAATTTAATATCATGCAAAAAGCAAGATACGAAGCTCAAGAAAACTTAACTTTCGATTTAGGAGTCTTCTATACAGAGACATCAAACACACCAAGATACGATAGACTAATACGTTATAGAGGAGGTAACTTACGTTCTGCCGAATGGTATTATGGACCACAAAAATGGTTTATGACGAATTTAAATGTAACCAAATTGAGTAGCAATTCTAATCTTTACGATAAAATTAAAACAACAGTAGCTTATCAAAATTTTCAAGAAAGTAGAATAGATAGAGATTTTCAGTCAGATACAAGAAATATAAGAGAAGAAGGTGTTGATGCCTTTTCATTTAATCTAGATTTAGAAAAACGATTAACAAAAAATACAGCGCTTTTTTATGGTGTTGAGTATGTTCATAATACTGTTCGTTCTGTTGGTGTCGAAGAAAACATTACAACCAATACAAGCGAGCCAACGGTTACACGTTATCCAGATGGCTCAACATGGCAATCTGCGGCAGTGTATGCAAGCTTAAAATACAAGCCTAATACTAATGTTGTATTTCAAACAGGTTTGCGTTATAACAATGTAACTTCAAATGCAGATTTTACTAAAAACAACGTGTTTCTAGATTTACCATTTGCCAAAGCTAAAAACAACTCAAGTGCATTAACAGGAACAGCAGGAGTAAGTTGGTATCCTAGCGAAATAATGCAATGGAAACTTAATTTTTCATCAGCATTTAGAGCACCAAATATTGATGATATTGGTAAGGTTTTCGATTCGGAACCTGGTGCAGTAGTAGTCCCAAACAACAATTTAAATCCAGAACATGCCTATGGTGGCGAATTAGGCTTAACTTTAAATTTTAACGATGTTGTAGTTTTAGATACAGCAACCTTTTACACTTATTTAGATAATGCTTTAGTACGTAGAGATGGAGATTTAAATGGTGAAACTCAAGTGTTTTATGATGGAGAGTTAAGTAATGTACAGTCTATTCAAAATGCATCAAAATCTTGGATTTATGGTTTTGAAGTTGGAGCAAAAATTAATTTTAGTGAAACACTTAAATTAACATCTCAATACAACGTTATTGGAGGTACAGAAGAAACAGATGGTATCGAAGTACCTGTAAGACATGTAACGCCTAATTTTGGAAACACTCATTTAGTATGGCAAAATAAAACCTTAAAAGCAGACGCTTTTATTAACTATAATAATACTCTATCATTTAATCAATTAGCACCTTCAGAACAAGGTAAAGCTTATTTGTATGCTTTAGATAGCGATGGAAACCCATACTCGCCTTCTTGGTTCACCTTGAATTTTAGAACACAATACCAACTTAATAAATCTACAAGCATTACTGCAAGCCTCGAGAATATTACAGACCAACGTTATAGAACGTATTCTTCTGGAATTTCTGCAGCAGGAAGAAATTTAATAGTTGCTTTAAAGTATAGTTTATAAAAAAAGTTCCATTTATGGAGCTTTTTTTATAAACTATACACAGGTTATTTTTTCACAGCCTTCTTGGTTATAACCTTACCATTAGATAATTCAATTTTAGAAATATAAACAGAGCTACTTAAATTAGAAAGGTTATAAGTTTCTGTATTTTCGCTTCCGCGGAAATTATAAATAACACGACCTAACACATCTAATATTTCAACTCTTTTAATAGTTAAATTATTTGAAGCTATTGAGAACCTTACATCATTATTTTGAAGTTCAATAATAGAAAAGTTTTCAGGACTAGATTCTAAGTCTACTGTTGAAAGTGTATTATTAGTAAAAATAATTTTAAAACGATCATTAAATTCACCAGGAGTAGATGTAAAAGTATAAGTACTATTAGATAAGTCATGTACAGTATTCATTAACGAATCTTCTAAATAAATAGTATTGTTATTAAAAAAATCACCTTCTAATTGAGGGATTGAAAGAGAGTATAAGGTAGGAACATCTATACTTGTACTTATTCCAATAGGTATTTCTTCGTCTAAACTTAAGTCGCTACTAGATTTACCTTGAATTGATATTTTTTTATCATCCCCAGGAATTATAGAATATAAAACAGCAAATAGACCAATAGGTGTTCTTTTAAAAGAATCGTAAGACGAACCATCGAAAGCAGCAGTTGCTCCATCTAGGTAGCTAATACAAATTTGGTTTCTTACACCATTGTCAGATGTTAAGTCAAGCCATATTACGTCTCTTGTAATTGGGTTTTGGCTGCTTGATGTTTTAAAGAATTGGTTGTTATTTCCTGTTACACGCATGCTATTATTAAAAATAACGTTGCCAGAAGTTGTTGGGTAAGTATCAGAGAAGTTTGTAAAAAAGCCTTGTCCTGAAGGTATAAATCGGCTAGGTGTAACATTATCTCCACCTGCTGTTTCTCCTCCTAAATTAATTTCTGCATAATCTGAAGTATCAAAATTTAGGTTAGAATTTCCATTAGTACTTCCAGAAGGAGTAGTATTCTGCGACCATAAATAAATAGGAGCTTCTAAAATACCTGTAGATGTTATGTTTTCTGCAAAAAAAAGATCTACATCTACAGCAGAAGGATATGGGTTACCAATAAAGTTGTTATTAAAATCGGATAGTTCTGCATCATTTCTAACTACAGGAACGCTAATAGTCCCATTATTAAAAGGACCTTCAAAAATATGAGCATATCCAATTCCCGGAGTAGAAGAATTAAAGCTTATTGCAGAGAGTGTTGCAGCATAACCTACACCTGGCAATAGAACATTTGTACCTGCGGCTATTTGCCAAACGTCTCCATTATCGTCTACATCGTCTTGCCCAGTAACAGTCGCATTATTGTTTCCTGTTTCCATTGTAGAATCCTGAAAATTATTTGCATCAAACCAAAAACGTCTATTAGCATCTGTTTGAAAAAACACATCTTGAACTAATGCTCCTTGAACAGGAGAAGACCAATACGTGTATTCGTACCAATTGTTAATTGGCGCAGTTTGTTTTGTAACACTAATTTCTCCTAATGTAGGATCTATAATCACAGTTTTTCCATTAGAATTGTTTTGTACAACAGAACCGTTTTTTTGAACAAGAATTTTTCCGTTATCATATACAATAATATTAGTTTCAATATCTATAAAAGAAAGATCTTGAACAGTTAAAATAGCGTTAATATTAACTGTTAGTGAACATGCTGTTATACTTCCCTCGGTTAAAGTATTGTAAGAAGCATTAATTATAGCAGCAGTAGATGCATTTGGAGGACCACTGCTCCAACCAGTAGTTTCCCAAGTTGTAGTCGAGGTGCATAGGCATTCGTTATTATGCCACCCTAACATTGAAGTGTTATTAGATCCTGTTGATCCCCAATCTGCAGTATTATAAGTAACTGTTGGTACTTGTATATCTGGGTTTCTAGCTAAGTCTACATCTAGAGCAAAATTGTTATTTATATTTAATACACCAATTACATCTATATTTAGACCGTTAGAGTCTTGTAGAGCAATAACATCGTTACCATCAAAATTCATAGTATTACTTCCAGTACAATAATTTGCAATACTACTATTACATAAAGTAGAATTATTTCTAGCAATTAAAAAAGTAGAATATGGTGCTATTGTTCCTTGTCCAACTGGTATTGTTCTTATGTCTGGGCTAAAGTTAACTCGACCATTTCTAAATCGAGCAATTCTATAATTAGATAAATTTATAGTTGTACTTGTTGGGTTGTAGAGTTCTATATACTGTTCGTTTGGCGTGCCTCCAAGAGCTTCATGATATTCCGAAATAAATAATTCACCACAACTTGTAGCAGGTATATGGGCAATTACTGTTCCAGATGCAGCTACATTTACAGTTGTTGCTCCTGTACTATTTACAGCTATGTTTCCATTGTAAGTATTAACTGCTAAACCAAAAGCTAGCTGCGTATATATTGTTGTAGAATTCACTGTTCCTCCTGTTTGTGGTAATGTAATAGAAGCGGTATACGGGCCATTTATTACTGTGGCAATAACAAAATCTGCAGGAGAGGTTAAAACAATATTATTGGTTAGTGCAGAACCTTGAACGGTAAAAGTTTCAGCAACTAAAGAAACGTTGTTTTCAACAACGTTTAATGGAGAAATACTACTAGAATTAGGATTAATTGTAATGGTTGGTGATGTTGGAGCAGTACCTTCTACTAGAATATTATCTATTCGCATGCGCTCATCATCTCCATTATTTACAATAGTAACTCTTAATTCTAATGTAGTACCATTTAATAAAACATTATGGGATACCACAGTATCTAAATAATCATTTTGAATAAAACCATTGTTTCCTGCTTGCGTCCATGCGCCACCATTTATACGGTATTCTGTTGTAAAAGTATCAGCATTTTCAAGATTATCGGTAGAAGGAGAGCTTTCTGTTGCATCTAAGGAGAATTGTATATCTGTGAAAGCACTTATGTTAATTGTTGGTGAGTACCATATTCCAGGACTGTCTAAATCTCTAGCTTCAAGAAAACGTGGTCCACTAACTACTTGAAATTTATCTAGGCTGCTATCAAAAGTTACACTAGAGATATCAATTGTCCAATTAACTCCAGAGAGATCAGTCTCTGTTAAACCAGTAGTATTATTGTAATAAGCTCCTTTGTTTAATTGCCCAGAAAAGTCTTCAGAATAAATAGTAGTTTGACTAAAGCCAAAATTACAAACAAATAGTAGAATTAAAAGTGTTTTTATATGTTTCATAACAAGGGCATTTTGGTTATTAATTAATAGCTTATTTTTGGTACATGCACCAAAAATATAAATCGTTTACAGTTGCCGAGGCTCAAAAAAAGCTAGAGCATTACTGTGCTTATCAAGAACGCTGTCATAAAGAAGTAAGGCAAAAATTAAGAGATTTAAATATGATACCTGAAGCAACAGATATTATCATAGGTCATCTTTTGGAGCAGAACTATCTTAATGAAGAACGTTTTGCCAAAACATATGTGAGAGGTAAGTTCAATATAAAAAAATGGGGGAGACGTCGATTAACTCTTGAACTTAAGAGAAAAGACATATCTAAAATTAATATAAATCTCGCAATAAGTGAAATAGATATTGATGAGTATACCGATGTTTTTAACGATTTAGCCGAAAAAAGAGCAGATTCTATAATGGAAAGCAATAAGCTGAAGAAAAAAAAGAAGCTAATAGACTACTTGTTGTATAGAGGGTGGGAGTCGTATTTGGTTTACGATAAAGTGAATGAATTAATAAAGTAAAGCATAAAAAAGCCTTTCAAATTTTAAATCTGAAAGGCTTTTTAGTTAAGGCTTATTAGATGCTATAAATTGAATATAGCTCCTAAGTTTACACTAAATTGATTGTGAATATTTTCTGCTCCAATAGGAGTTTCTTTATATTTTGCTAATGGTGTATTAAATTCTGTGTAGACTCCAAAACCATCAGTAAATAAGTAACGAAAACCTAAATGACCACCAAAGTTTTTAGTACTTAAACTTAAACCAGGATAAACATCAAAATTATCATCAATATTGATAACGTTTCCTAAATTAGCATTAAAACGTGCTTTAATATCAAAACGATCTCCAAAATCTGCATCAAGGATGTCGTTATTTTTAACATTTAGTGCATATGTTGTAGATATACCTACAGATATGTTTTCTCCAATTCCGTAATCGTAACTAACATTTAAACCAGACGCATAATCTTGAAGATTAGCTCCAATTTGAAATTTCTGATCTCCTTTACCTTCAAACGCTTGTGCATTAAT includes these proteins:
- a CDS encoding TonB-dependent receptor domain-containing protein, yielding MKYLVENKKNLLVFLIVFCFSFYTQAQDITVINKQTQEPIIGAAIYNKTKSKSVVTDFNGKANLDTFKASDVIYFKHLSYILSSVKKTLISNGEVQLNPKAQGLDEIVISGSKFKENKRDIPKKISSISASEIAFENPQTSADLLKSTGQVYIQKSQLGGGSPMIRGFSTNRLLITVDGVRMNNAIFRGGNIQNVISIDPFSIQSTEVSLGAGNVIYGSDAIGGVMSFYTKTPKVSFTDSTYIKTNAVIRYASASQEKTAHLDVNYGFKKWAFITNASYTDFGDLRMGSHGPEDYIRPEFVVTTNNEDVIVENSNPNNQKFSGYNQFNIMQKARYEAQENLTFDLGVFYTETSNTPRYDRLIRYRGGNLRSAEWYYGPQKWFMTNLNVTKLSSNSNLYDKIKTTVAYQNFQESRIDRDFQSDTRNIREEGVDAFSFNLDLEKRLTKNTALFYGVEYVHNTVRSVGVEENITTNTSEPTVTRYPDGSTWQSAAVYASLKYKPNTNVVFQTGLRYNNVTSNADFTKNNVFLDLPFAKAKNNSSALTGTAGVSWYPSEIMQWKLNFSSAFRAPNIDDIGKVFDSEPGAVVVPNNNLNPEHAYGGELGLTLNFNDVVVLDTATFYTYLDNALVRRDGDLNGETQVFYDGELSNVQSIQNASKSWIYGFEVGAKINFSETLKLTSQYNVIGGTEETDGIEVPVRHVTPNFGNTHLVWQNKTLKADAFINYNNTLSFNQLAPSEQGKAYLYALDSDGNPYSPSWFTLNFRTQYQLNKSTSITASLENITDQRYRTYSSGISAAGRNLIVALKYSL
- a CDS encoding lamin tail domain-containing protein; amino-acid sequence: MKHIKTLLILLFVCNFGFSQTTIYSEDFSGQLNKGAYYNNTTGLTETDLSGVNWTIDISSVTFDSSLDKFQVVSGPRFLEARDLDSPGIWYSPTINISAFTDIQFSLDATESSPSTDNLENADTFTTEYRINGGAWTQAGNNGFIQNDYLDTVVSHNVLLNGTTLELRVTIVNNGDDERMRIDNILVEGTAPTSPTITINPNSSSISPLNVVENNVSLVAETFTVQGSALTNNIVLTSPADFVIATVINGPYTASITLPQTGGTVNSTTIYTQLAFGLAVNTYNGNIAVNSTGATTVNVAASGTVIAHIPATSCGELFISEYHEALGGTPNEQYIELYNPTSTTINLSNYRIARFRNGRVNFSPDIRTIPVGQGTIAPYSTFLIARNNSTLCNSSIANYCTGSNTMNFDGNDVIALQDSNGLNIDVIGVLNINNNFALDVDLARNPDIQVPTVTYNTADWGSTGSNNTSMLGWHNNECLCTSTTTWETTGWSSGPPNASTAAIINASYNTLTEGSITACSLTVNINAILTVQDLSFIDIETNIIVYDNGKILVQKNGSVVQNNSNGKTVIIDPTLGEISVTKQTAPINNWYEYTYWSSPVQGALVQDVFFQTDANRRFWFDANNFQDSTMETGNNNATVTGQDDVDDNGDVWQIAAGTNVLLPGVGYAATLSAISFNSSTPGIGYAHIFEGPFNNGTISVPVVRNDAELSDFNNNFIGNPYPSAVDVDLFFAENITSTGILEAPIYLWSQNTTPSGSTNGNSNLNFDTSDYAEINLGGETAGGDNVTPSRFIPSGQGFFTNFSDTYPTTSGNVIFNNSMRVTGNNNQFFKTSSSQNPITRDVIWLDLTSDNGVRNQICISYLDGATAAFDGSSYDSFKRTPIGLFAVLYSIIPGDDKKISIQGKSSSDLSLDEEIPIGISTSIDVPTLYSLSIPQLEGDFFNNNTIYLEDSLMNTVHDLSNSTYTFTSTPGEFNDRFKIIFTNNTLSTVDLESSPENFSIIELQNNDVRFSIASNNLTIKRVEILDVLGRVIYNFRGSENTETYNLSNLSSSVYISKIELSNGKVITKKAVKK
- a CDS encoding regulatory protein RecX, whose protein sequence is MHQKYKSFTVAEAQKKLEHYCAYQERCHKEVRQKLRDLNMIPEATDIIIGHLLEQNYLNEERFAKTYVRGKFNIKKWGRRRLTLELKRKDISKININLAISEIDIDEYTDVFNDLAEKRADSIMESNKLKKKKKLIDYLLYRGWESYLVYDKVNELIK
- a CDS encoding DUF6646 family protein; the protein is MRKVLFVLAILSVSLINAQAFEGKGDQKFQIGANLQDYASGLNVSYDYGIGENISVGISTTYALNVKNNDILDADFGDRFDIKARFNANLGNVINIDDNFDVYPGLSLSTKNFGGHLGFRYLFTDGFGVYTEFNTPLAKYKETPIGAENIHNQFSVNLGAIFNL